GCGACAACGACCGCCGCGGCGATCACGAGAGTTTGAGACGACACGACCGTCATTGTGGCAGCAGGGACTTAGTCGGGTTTCAACGCCGGGCTAGTGCGGGTTCACGCCTGGCTGGAAACGAGCTCTTCGCCCCGGATGCGTTGGGAGATCACCGCAGTGATCCCGTCGCCCTGCATCGTCACCCCGTACAGCGCGTCGGCGACTTCCATCGTCGGCTTCTGGTGGGTGATGACGATGAGCTGCGAGCGGGCCCGCAGCATCTCGAACAACGCCAGCAGCCGGCGCAGGTTGGTGTCGTCGAGCGCGGCCTCGACCTCGTCCATGATGTAGAACGGCGACGGGCGGGCCCGGAAGATCGCGACCAGCATGGCGATGGCCGTCAGCGACTTCTCCCCGCCGGACAGCAGCGACAGCCGCTTGACCTTCTTGCCGGGCGGGCGGGCTTCGACGTCGACGCCGGTGGTCAGCATGTCGTTGGGGTCGGTCAGCAGGAGGCGCCCCTCCCCACCGGGGAACAGCGCCGCGAACACCTCGGTGAACTCGCGCTCCACGTCGGCGTAGGCGTCGGTGAAGACCTGCAGGATGCGTGCGTCGACCTCGGAGACCACGTCGAGCAGGTCTTTGCGGGCCGCCTTGACGTCCTCGAGCTGGGTGGACAGGAAGTTGTAGCGCTCCTCGAGCGCGGCGAACTCCTCGAGCGCCAACGGGTTGACCCGACCCAGTTCGGCCAGCTCGCGTTCGGCGCGTTTGGCCCGGCGCTCCTGGGTGGGGCGGTCAAAGGGCATCGGGGCGGGAGCCATCACCAGTTCGCCGCGGTCGCGGGCCTGCTCGTACTCGGCCATCTCCAGTTCGGTCGGGGGCAGCGCGACATCCGGACCGTATTCGGCGATCAGGTCTGCCGAGCTCATACCGAACTGCTCGAGCACGGTCTGCTCGAGTTGCTCAATGCGCAAGGCGGCCTGCGCCTTGGCGACTTCATCGCGGTGCAGTGATTCGGTGAGCGCGGTGAGCCGGGTGCTCTGGGCGTTCACCTCATCGCGGACGGCGACCATCGCGGCCGCCCGCTGCTGACGTTCACTGGCGAGCCCGTCACGGATCCGTGCCGCCGCGGTCACCACATGTTGCAGGCGCTCGGCCAGCGCACTGCCGGCATCGGCCACCGCTGCCGCCGTCGTCGCCGCGCGTGCGCGTGCGGCGCGGGCCTGCTCGGCACGGACTCGTGCCTCGCGTTCGGCCGCGGCCGCCCGGCGCAGCGAGTCCGCCTTGCCGCGTACCGCATTGGCGCGTTCCTCGGCGGTACGCACCGCCAGCCTGGCCTCCACCTCGATGCTGCGCGCCGCCTCGGCTGCTGCCGCGATCTGCTGGCGATCCACCGGTTCGACGGTGGCGGTCGGCTGATCCTCTTCGGCGTTGCGCAGGCGGGTTTCCAGCTCGCTCAGCTCGGTGACGGTCTGCGCCCGGCCGGACTCGAGCTCGTCACGCTCGCGCAGCCGGCGGCGCCACTCGGTCTCGGCGGCGCGTGCCTCTTGGCCGAGCCGGCCCAGCTGCTCATGGGTCGCGGCGATGGCCGCGTCGGACTCGTTGAGCGCGGCCAGTGCCTGCTCGGTGGCGTCCCGGCGCGCGGACTGTTCGGCCAGCGCCCCGGCGAGGGCCGCGCCCAGTTCGCTGGCCTGTGTCTCAGCGGCGGCTGCCTCGGCGCGGGCCTTGTCGATCTCGCTGTTGATCTCCAGGGTGGACGGCTTGCGATCCGATCCGCCGCTGACCCAGCCCGCCCCGACCAGGTCACCGTCTAACGTCACCGCGCGCACCCCGGGGCGGCCAGCCACCAGCTCCAGAGCCTTGGGCAGGTCCTCGACCACCGCCACCGCCGACAGCATGGCCGTCATCGCGCCGCGCAACTTCTCGGGGGCCTCGATCAACTCCACTGCCCACAGCGCTCCGTCCGGCAGCGCCGCACGCTGTTCGGCGGCGGGCAGCGGCCAGTCCCCCAGCACGATCGCGGCCCGGCCACCGTCGGCGGTCTTGAGCGCGTGCAGCGCCGAGCGGGCCGCTCCGGCGTTTTCCGCGGCCAGCGCATCGGCAGCGGACCCGAGCACCGCGGCCAGCGCCGCCTCGTACCCCGAGCGCACCTTGACCAGCTTCGCGACCGACCCGAACAGGCCGGGGCCACTGTGGTTCGCCGAGAGCCAGGCGGCGCCATCGCGGCGTTCCAGCCCCATCGACAGCGCCTCGATACGAGCATGCAGTGAAGCGACTTGGCGCTCGGCGGCACGCTCGGCGGCCTGCAGCTCGGCGACGCGCTCATCTGCCAGCTGCAAGGTGGCCACGGTCCGCTCGTGGTGCTCGTCCAGACCGACTTCGCCCTGATCGAGCTCGGAGACCCGGCCCTGAACCGTCTCGAATTCCGCCTGTGCGGCCTGGGCCCGTCCGGCGGCCTCCTCGATACGCGTCGTCAGCTGCCCGACGTGAGTGTCGATCGACTCGACTCGCGCCCTAATCGTCTCGACCTGACCGGTCAACCGGGCCAAGCCCTCACGCCGGTCGGCTTCGGCACGAACAGCAGCCAGGTGCGCCTTCTCCGCCTCGGTGCTGCGACGCTCCCGCTCAGCCAGCTCGGCGCGGGCCGCCTCCAGCCGGATCCCGGCCTCGGCCAGCTCGGCCAGCAGTTGTTGCTCGGCCGCGGCCACCTGCTCAGCCTCGGCATCCAACGCGTCCGGGTCGACGCCGGCGGTGGTGATCGGCTCCTCGTCGAGATGGTGTGCGCGTTCGCTGGCGATGCGCACCGTGGCGCTGACCCGCTCGGCCAGCGCGGACAGCGAGAACCAGGTCTGCTGGGCGCCTTCGGCGCGCTGGGTCAAGCTGGCGACCGCGGACTCGTGGGCGGTCAGTTCGTCGGCCGCCACCGAGAGGCGCTCGGTGATCTGGTCGTGTTCGCGGCGCAGCGTCGCCTCGGCGTCGGTGGTTCCGGCGAACTCGGCCTGCCGCGACACCAGGTCATCGGCGGTCAACCGCAGCTTGGCGTCGCGCAGGTCGGCTTGGATGGTGGCCGCTCGCCGCGCGACTTCGGCCTGGCGGCCCAGCGGTTTGAGCTGGCGGCGCAGCTCGGTGGTCAGGTCGGTCAGGCGGGCCAGGTTGGCCGCCATCGCGTCCAGTTTGCGGACCGCCTTCTCTTTGCGCTTGCGGTGCTTGAGTACCCCGGCGGCCTCTTCGATGAACGCCCGGCGGTCCTCGGGCCGTGACTCCAGGATTTGGGCCAGCCGGCCCTGGCCGACGATGACGTGCATCTCGCGGCCGATGCCGGAGTCGCTGAGCAGCTCTTGGACGTCCATCAACCGGCAGCTGGCGCCGTTGATCTCGTACTCGCTGGCTCCGTCGCGGAACATCCGCCGGGTGATCGAGACCTCGGCGTACTCGATCGGCAAGGCGTTGTCGGAGTTGTCGATGGTGACGGTGACC
The window above is part of the Mycolicibacter sp. MU0102 genome. Proteins encoded here:
- the smc gene encoding chromosome segregation protein SMC codes for the protein MHLKSLTLKGFKSFAAPTTLRFEPGITAVVGPNGSGKSNVVDALAWVMGEHSAKTLRGGKMEDVIFAGTSSRAPLGRAEVTVTIDNSDNALPIEYAEVSITRRMFRDGASEYEINGASCRLMDVQELLSDSGIGREMHVIVGQGRLAQILESRPEDRRAFIEEAAGVLKHRKRKEKAVRKLDAMAANLARLTDLTTELRRQLKPLGRQAEVARRAATIQADLRDAKLRLTADDLVSRQAEFAGTTDAEATLRREHDQITERLSVAADELTAHESAVASLTQRAEGAQQTWFSLSALAERVSATVRIASERAHHLDEEPITTAGVDPDALDAEAEQVAAAEQQLLAELAEAGIRLEAARAELAERERRSTEAEKAHLAAVRAEADRREGLARLTGQVETIRARVESIDTHVGQLTTRIEEAAGRAQAAQAEFETVQGRVSELDQGEVGLDEHHERTVATLQLADERVAELQAAERAAERQVASLHARIEALSMGLERRDGAAWLSANHSGPGLFGSVAKLVKVRSGYEAALAAVLGSAADALAAENAGAARSALHALKTADGGRAAIVLGDWPLPAAEQRAALPDGALWAVELIEAPEKLRGAMTAMLSAVAVVEDLPKALELVAGRPGVRAVTLDGDLVGAGWVSGGSDRKPSTLEINSEIDKARAEAAAAETQASELGAALAGALAEQSARRDATEQALAALNESDAAIAATHEQLGRLGQEARAAETEWRRRLRERDELESGRAQTVTELSELETRLRNAEEDQPTATVEPVDRQQIAAAAEAARSIEVEARLAVRTAEERANAVRGKADSLRRAAAAEREARVRAEQARAARARAATTAAAVADAGSALAERLQHVVTAAARIRDGLASERQQRAAAMVAVRDEVNAQSTRLTALTESLHRDEVAKAQAALRIEQLEQTVLEQFGMSSADLIAEYGPDVALPPTELEMAEYEQARDRGELVMAPAPMPFDRPTQERRAKRAERELAELGRVNPLALEEFAALEERYNFLSTQLEDVKAARKDLLDVVSEVDARILQVFTDAYADVEREFTEVFAALFPGGEGRLLLTDPNDMLTTGVDVEARPPGKKVKRLSLLSGGEKSLTAIAMLVAIFRARPSPFYIMDEVEAALDDTNLRRLLALFEMLRARSQLIVITHQKPTMEVADALYGVTMQGDGITAVISQRIRGEELVSSQA